Proteins encoded by one window of Manihot esculenta cultivar AM560-2 chromosome 10, M.esculenta_v8, whole genome shotgun sequence:
- the LOC110624004 gene encoding mRNA cap guanine-N7 methyltransferase 2 isoform X1, which produces MSFRNLETWNDLGTSMSSSFAIPRTESTHHRLYEFAKLALIKIFVHPYATVCDLYCGGVDAEKWDGAQIGHYIGIDVSSSGVSEIREAWESRRKSYTAEFFEADPCTENFGVQLQEKTNQADLVCCLQNLQLCFENEESARKLLHNVSSLLKPGGYFFGITPDSSTIWAKYQKNVEAYHNRSSSMKPNIVPNCIRSESYMITFEVEEEKFPLFGKKYQLKFAHDPAETHCLVHFPSLIRLAREAGLEYVEIQNLTEFYDDNKMHLAGMLLNAGPNLVDPRGRLLPRSFDVLGLYTTFIFQKPDPDVAPPLATPLLQDDSFKHDEREWQTTIWRDDEKPTEPPPLGLGKISEQKGILGPGPADLRFAEAL; this is translated from the exons ATGAGTTTTCGAAATTTAGAAACTTGGAATGACCTTGGAACTTCCATGAGCAGTTCATTTGCGATTCCTAGGACCGAGTCGACTCACCATCGCCTGTATGAGTTCGCCAAATTGGCACTTATCAAGATCTTCGTCCATCCCTATGCCACC GTATGCGATTTGTATTGTGGAGGAGTGGACGCTGAGAAATGGGATGGTGCTCAAATTGGCCATTACATTGGAATAG ATGTATCATCTTCTGGAGTAAGTGAGATCAGAGAAGCATGGGAGAGTCGGAGGAAAAGTTACACTGCAGAGTTCTTTGAGGCTGATCCTTGCACA GAAAattttggagtacagctacAGGAGAAGACCAACCAGGCTGATTTAGTTTGCTGTTTACAGAATTTGCAG TTGTGTTTTgaaaatgaggaaagtgcaagGAAACTTCTACATAATGTGTCATCTTTGCTTAAACCAGGGGGTTATTTTTTCGGTATTACTCCTGACTCATCTACCATATG GGCAAAATACCAGAAGAATGTTGAAGCATACCACAACAGAAGTAGCAGCATGAAGCCAAATATAGTTCCCAATTGTATTCGGTCAGAGAGCTATATGATAACCTTTGAAGTTGAGGAAGAGAA GTTTCCATTATTTGGAAAGAAATACCAGTTAAAATTTGCTCATGACCCTGCTGAAACTCATTGCTTGGTTCATTTTCCTAGCTTGATCAG GTTGGCCCGGGAAGCTGGTTTGGAGTATGTGGAGATTCAGAATTTGACAGAGTTCTATGATGATAACAA AATGCATTTAGCAGGCATGCTATTGAATGCTGGTCCAAACCTGGTGGATCCCAGGGGAAGACTTCTTCCTCGGTCATTTGACGTGTTAG GTCTGTATACTACTTTTATATTTCAGAAGCCAGACCCAGATGTTGCCCCGCCCCTTGCAACCCCATTATTGCAGGATGATAGTTTCAAGCACGATGAG AGAGAGTGGCAGACAACTATATGGAGAGACGATGAAAAGCCTACAGAGCCACCACCTCTTGGACTGGGCAAGATTAGTGAACAGAAGGGGATATTAGGTCCTGGGCCAGCAGATTTACGTTTTGCAGAGGCTCTTTGA
- the LOC110624004 gene encoding mRNA cap guanine-N7 methyltransferase 2 isoform X2, with product MSFRNLETWNDLGTSMSSSFAIPRTESTHHRLYEFAKLALIKIFVHPYATVCDLYCGGVDAEKWDGAQIGHYIGIDVSSSGVSEIREAWESRRKSYTAEFFEADPCTENFGVQLQEKTNQADLVCCLQNLQLCFENEESARKLLHNVSSLLKPGGYFFGITPDSSTIWAKYQKNVEAYHNRSSSMKPNIVPNCIRSESYMITFEVEEEKFPLFGKKYQLKFAHDPAETHCLVHFPSLIRLAREAGLEYVEIQNLTEFYDDNKMHLAGMLLNAGPNLVDPRGRLLPRSFDVLEARPRCCPAPCNPIIAG from the exons ATGAGTTTTCGAAATTTAGAAACTTGGAATGACCTTGGAACTTCCATGAGCAGTTCATTTGCGATTCCTAGGACCGAGTCGACTCACCATCGCCTGTATGAGTTCGCCAAATTGGCACTTATCAAGATCTTCGTCCATCCCTATGCCACC GTATGCGATTTGTATTGTGGAGGAGTGGACGCTGAGAAATGGGATGGTGCTCAAATTGGCCATTACATTGGAATAG ATGTATCATCTTCTGGAGTAAGTGAGATCAGAGAAGCATGGGAGAGTCGGAGGAAAAGTTACACTGCAGAGTTCTTTGAGGCTGATCCTTGCACA GAAAattttggagtacagctacAGGAGAAGACCAACCAGGCTGATTTAGTTTGCTGTTTACAGAATTTGCAG TTGTGTTTTgaaaatgaggaaagtgcaagGAAACTTCTACATAATGTGTCATCTTTGCTTAAACCAGGGGGTTATTTTTTCGGTATTACTCCTGACTCATCTACCATATG GGCAAAATACCAGAAGAATGTTGAAGCATACCACAACAGAAGTAGCAGCATGAAGCCAAATATAGTTCCCAATTGTATTCGGTCAGAGAGCTATATGATAACCTTTGAAGTTGAGGAAGAGAA GTTTCCATTATTTGGAAAGAAATACCAGTTAAAATTTGCTCATGACCCTGCTGAAACTCATTGCTTGGTTCATTTTCCTAGCTTGATCAG GTTGGCCCGGGAAGCTGGTTTGGAGTATGTGGAGATTCAGAATTTGACAGAGTTCTATGATGATAACAA AATGCATTTAGCAGGCATGCTATTGAATGCTGGTCCAAACCTGGTGGATCCCAGGGGAAGACTTCTTCCTCGGTCATTTGACGTGTTAG AAGCCAGACCCAGATGTTGCCCCGCCCCTTGCAACCCCATTATTGCAGGATGA